The following coding sequences lie in one Spirosoma sp. KUDC1026 genomic window:
- a CDS encoding group III truncated hemoglobin, with amino-acid sequence MEKKTLDSPESIKFLVDSFYEKVQVDPLLSPVFTDVAQVNWSKHLPKMYAFWENIILGNNAYQGHPFRPHLIVNQQHTLTIDHFERWLQLFTQTLQENFTGETAEQVRMRATQIALVWNNKLDYINNDTYMEGGN; translated from the coding sequence ATGGAAAAGAAAACGCTGGACTCACCGGAATCAATCAAGTTTCTGGTTGACTCATTTTACGAAAAAGTACAGGTCGATCCGCTGCTGAGCCCTGTCTTTACGGACGTCGCCCAGGTGAATTGGTCGAAGCATCTGCCCAAGATGTACGCTTTCTGGGAGAATATCATTCTGGGTAACAACGCCTACCAGGGGCATCCGTTTCGCCCTCATTTGATCGTCAATCAGCAGCACACACTTACTATCGATCATTTTGAGCGATGGCTCCAGCTGTTCACGCAAACGTTACAAGAAAATTTCACGGGAGAAACCGCCGAGCAGGTTCGTATGCGGGCCACGCAGATTGCCCTGGTCTGGAACAACAAACTCGACTATATCAACAACGACACCTATATGGAAGGCGGTAATTAA
- the xerD gene encoding site-specific tyrosine recombinase XerD — protein MWQSYINAFKNYLKLERSLSENSVEAYLHDAEKLYEYILLTNPELSPMQVSEKQLMNFLAYLGELGLSAHSQARMLSGLKSFFKYLLYENLIQHDPTQLLEAPKLGRKLPDTLTFPEIESMLSMIDLSTPGGTRDRAMLEVLYSSGLRVTELLNLRLTNCFFDAGFIRVLGKGDKVRLVPIGQDAMHYTRIYIEHVRSQLDVQKGDEDTIFLNLRGKQLSRISVFTTTKKLAAEAGIQKVISPHTFRHSFATHLIEGGADLRAVQQMLGHESITTTEIYTHLDRDYLQQTLREFHPRARKG, from the coding sequence ATGTGGCAAAGTTATATAAACGCCTTTAAGAACTACCTCAAACTCGAGCGGTCGCTGTCCGAAAACTCAGTTGAGGCTTACCTGCACGACGCCGAGAAGCTTTACGAATACATTTTACTAACCAACCCGGAGCTGTCGCCGATGCAGGTTTCCGAAAAGCAGCTCATGAACTTTCTGGCGTATCTGGGTGAGCTGGGTTTGTCGGCCCACAGTCAGGCGCGGATGCTGTCGGGCCTGAAATCGTTTTTCAAGTACCTGCTGTACGAAAACCTGATTCAGCACGACCCGACGCAGTTGCTGGAAGCTCCCAAACTCGGTCGAAAGCTTCCCGATACGCTGACGTTTCCGGAAATCGAATCGATGCTCAGTATGATTGATCTGTCTACGCCCGGCGGCACCCGCGACCGGGCCATGCTCGAAGTCCTGTACAGCTCGGGACTACGTGTAACGGAACTCTTAAACCTGCGGCTGACGAACTGCTTCTTTGACGCGGGTTTTATTCGGGTACTGGGCAAGGGCGACAAAGTACGTCTCGTACCGATTGGCCAGGACGCCATGCATTACACCCGGATTTACATTGAGCACGTCCGCAGCCAGCTCGACGTACAGAAAGGCGACGAAGACACCATTTTTCTCAATCTGCGCGGCAAACAACTCTCCCGCATTTCGGTCTTCACAACAACAAAGAAGCTGGCTGCCGAAGCGGGCATTCAGAAAGTAATCAGCCCGCACACCTTCCGGCACTCGTTCGCTACGCACCTGATCGAAGGGGGGGCGGATCTGCGCGCGGTGCAGCAGATGCTGGGCCACGAATCCATCACTACCACCGAAATCTACACCCACCTCGACCGCGACTACCTCCAGCAAACGCTGCGGGAGTTCCACCCGAGGGCGAGAAAAGGGTAG
- a CDS encoding MarC family protein, giving the protein MFNVKEIVSVTLILFSVIDVIGSLPILIDLRKKVGKIESEQATIVSGVLMVSFLFVGERILSLFGVDVASFAVAGGLIIFLLGLEMILGRTIFKSDETGSGAAHIVPIAFPMIAGAGTLTTIISLRAEYQTINIIGGIVINLLLIYAVLKSSEWLEGRLGPGGLAVLRKIFGIILLAIAIKLLKTNLIAGF; this is encoded by the coding sequence ATGTTTAACGTTAAGGAAATTGTTTCCGTTACGCTGATTCTGTTCTCCGTCATCGATGTTATCGGCTCGCTGCCAATTCTTATTGACCTACGGAAGAAAGTCGGTAAAATCGAGTCCGAACAGGCAACGATTGTATCGGGTGTGCTGATGGTTTCCTTTCTCTTTGTTGGCGAGCGGATCCTGAGTCTCTTTGGCGTCGACGTAGCGTCGTTTGCCGTGGCTGGGGGACTGATTATCTTTCTGCTGGGGCTGGAAATGATTTTGGGACGTACCATTTTTAAATCGGACGAAACCGGTAGTGGAGCCGCCCATATCGTACCAATCGCTTTTCCCATGATTGCGGGAGCCGGTACGCTGACGACCATTATATCACTGCGGGCGGAGTACCAGACCATCAATATCATTGGCGGGATTGTGATCAACCTGCTGCTGATCTACGCCGTGCTGAAATCGTCGGAGTGGCTGGAAGGTCGGCTGGGGCCGGGTGGGCTGGCCGTACTGCGCAAGATTTTTGGCATTATCCTGCTGGCGATTGCTATCAAGCTGTTGAAGACAAACCTGATTGCTGGTTTCTGA
- the aroQ gene encoding type II 3-dehydroquinate dehydratase: MKQILIINGPNLNLLGKREPTIYGNRSFEEYLETLKPLFPDLQLRYFQSNHEGALLDKIHEVGFNIDGIVINAGAYTHTSVALADALSAVTAPAVEVHISNVHSREAFRHHSYLTPKCKGVIAGLGLQGYELAIRYLMAL, encoded by the coding sequence ATGAAACAAATTCTCATCATTAACGGGCCAAACCTGAATCTGCTTGGCAAACGTGAGCCAACCATTTACGGAAATCGCTCGTTCGAAGAGTACCTGGAAACGCTGAAACCGCTGTTTCCGGACCTGCAACTTCGCTATTTTCAATCGAATCACGAAGGCGCCCTGCTCGACAAAATTCACGAAGTGGGTTTCAATATCGATGGCATCGTAATCAATGCGGGGGCTTACACGCATACCTCTGTGGCGCTGGCCGATGCTCTGTCGGCGGTTACGGCGCCAGCGGTAGAAGTACATATCTCGAATGTGCATAGCCGTGAAGCCTTTCGTCATCATAGCTACCTGACACCTAAATGCAAGGGCGTTATCGCGGGGCTGGGACTGCAGGGTTATGAATTAGCTATTCGGTATTTGATGGCGTTGTAA
- a CDS encoding acyl-CoA desaturase, with protein sequence MIVLAAFAAHWYLSLFCQTFFLHRYSAHKMFSMSKFWERFFYALTYVSQGSSYLSPRAYAVLHRMHHAFSDTERDPHSPHHTKNIFTMMWQTKNIYNAVLHRKQTIERQFDRNYPEWSLIEKVGDSWFSRAGWGVLYSMFYILAFMYLDMHWAFFFLLPVHFVMGPVHGAIINWSGHKYGYSNFDNQDQSKNSLILDVVMMGELFQNNHHKRPNAANFGAKWFEFDPTYPVIGLLHKLHIVRLRPSAEAKKAQQEVGHDRLVEQPREEQVEA encoded by the coding sequence GTGATTGTACTGGCCGCATTTGCTGCACACTGGTATCTGTCCCTGTTCTGTCAGACATTTTTCCTGCACCGGTACTCGGCGCACAAGATGTTTTCGATGAGCAAATTCTGGGAGCGTTTCTTCTACGCCCTGACCTATGTATCGCAGGGGTCATCCTACCTGAGCCCGCGTGCATACGCGGTGCTGCACCGCATGCACCACGCCTTCAGCGATACAGAAAGAGATCCTCACTCGCCCCATCACACTAAGAACATCTTCACGATGATGTGGCAGACGAAAAATATCTATAATGCTGTTCTACACCGGAAACAGACCATCGAGCGCCAGTTCGACCGGAACTACCCCGAATGGAGCCTGATCGAGAAAGTTGGCGATTCGTGGTTCTCCCGCGCTGGCTGGGGTGTTCTTTACAGCATGTTCTACATCCTCGCTTTTATGTATCTGGACATGCACTGGGCATTTTTCTTCCTGTTGCCGGTTCACTTTGTAATGGGGCCTGTCCACGGTGCAATCATCAACTGGAGCGGTCACAAGTACGGTTACTCAAACTTCGATAACCAAGATCAGTCGAAAAACTCGCTGATTCTGGACGTTGTGATGATGGGCGAGCTGTTCCAGAACAACCACCACAAGCGGCCAAACGCGGCTAACTTCGGCGCTAAATGGTTCGAGTTTGATCCAACTTACCCCGTCATTGGTCTCCTGCATAAACTGCACATCGTTCGTCTGCGTCCGTCGGCCGAAGCGAAAAAGGCCCAGCAGGAAGTTGGTCACGACCGGTTGGTTGAACAGCCTAGAGAAGAGCAAGTCGAAGCGTAA
- a CDS encoding competence/damage-inducible protein A, with product MTNSIRAEVVTIGDEILFGQITDTNTQWIGTELTNIGIRVIRKSSVGDQAENILQVLSEAHQRADIIILTGGLGPTKDDITKKTLCTYFGVGMVRNETALALVTSFFAKRGREMTDLNRAQADLPANAVYMQNDWGTAPGMWIEHQGRVYVSLPGVPFEMKNLMTHRILPALTNHFATPVIKHKMILTVGIGESFLAERIADWEDSLPPHIKLAYLPSFGGVRLRLTATGTDEAALDQELVDQTAKVLPLIEKNVYGYDDDTLENVVGQLLKARGWTLSTAESCTGGYVAARITSVPGSSVSFMGSVVSYSNDVKINQLGVSPETLEQFGAVSEEVVRQMAEGVRKALNTDVAIATSGIAGPDGGTADKPVGTVWIACASPTRTVAKLLKLGQYRDQNIQLTATYVLNLLREEILL from the coding sequence ATGACCAACTCCATCCGGGCCGAAGTAGTTACCATCGGCGACGAAATATTGTTCGGGCAGATTACCGACACGAATACGCAGTGGATCGGTACCGAACTGACAAACATTGGCATCCGCGTTATCCGTAAGTCATCCGTAGGGGATCAGGCGGAAAACATTTTACAGGTACTTAGCGAGGCTCATCAACGCGCTGATATCATCATCCTGACGGGTGGTCTGGGCCCGACCAAGGATGATATTACCAAGAAGACACTCTGCACGTATTTCGGTGTGGGCATGGTTCGCAACGAAACAGCGCTGGCGCTGGTAACCAGCTTTTTTGCCAAACGCGGCCGGGAGATGACCGATCTGAACCGGGCTCAGGCCGATCTGCCCGCCAACGCGGTCTATATGCAGAACGACTGGGGAACGGCCCCTGGCATGTGGATTGAACATCAGGGCCGGGTTTACGTATCGCTGCCGGGTGTTCCGTTTGAGATGAAGAACCTCATGACGCATCGGATTCTGCCCGCGCTTACGAATCATTTTGCTACACCTGTTATCAAACACAAAATGATTCTGACCGTAGGTATTGGGGAGTCGTTCCTGGCCGAACGTATTGCCGACTGGGAAGATAGTTTACCCCCACACATCAAACTGGCCTACCTGCCCAGCTTCGGCGGAGTACGTCTTCGGTTGACGGCTACGGGCACGGATGAAGCGGCTCTTGACCAGGAATTAGTCGATCAGACAGCGAAGGTCCTGCCACTCATCGAAAAAAACGTATATGGCTACGACGATGATACACTAGAAAACGTCGTTGGCCAATTGCTGAAAGCCCGCGGCTGGACGTTGAGTACCGCCGAGAGTTGCACCGGTGGTTACGTAGCGGCCCGTATCACCAGCGTTCCGGGCTCGTCGGTGTCATTTATGGGCAGCGTTGTGAGTTACAGCAACGACGTCAAAATAAACCAGCTTGGTGTATCGCCTGAGACGTTGGAACAATTTGGTGCGGTCAGCGAGGAGGTCGTTCGCCAGATGGCTGAAGGCGTTCGCAAGGCACTGAATACTGACGTCGCCATTGCCACCAGTGGCATTGCGGGACCTGACGGCGGCACTGCCGACAAACCCGTTGGTACGGTCTGGATTGCCTGCGCTAGTCCCACGCGCACCGTGGCCAAACTGCTGAAGCTGGGTCAGTATCGCGACCAGAATATTCAGTTAACCGCCACCTACGTCCTTAATCTACTACGGGAGGAAATTTTACTGTGA
- a CDS encoding 16S rRNA (uracil(1498)-N(3))-methyltransferase, with amino-acid sequence MHLFYQPDLAASATTGLLTEDDSRHAVKTLRLGVGEAIAVTDGHGNRYSAVISQADARKCGFRVVDVQTTPPRPFSIRICVAPTKNIDRIEWFIEKAVEIGIERISFFFGQHSERRVLKPERLEKIAVAAMKQSLQSFLPQLDEATPFPQLLATVTESQRFIAHLPDNEQPLHLGKQATAGGEYTVLIGPEGDFAETEVKQAIDAGFQIATLGPNRLRTETAALTACQVLNFINA; translated from the coding sequence ATGCATTTATTTTATCAACCAGACCTGGCTGCGTCGGCAACAACGGGTTTGCTAACCGAAGACGACTCGCGGCACGCCGTTAAAACGCTGCGGCTGGGCGTGGGCGAGGCCATTGCCGTAACGGATGGACACGGAAACCGGTATTCAGCCGTTATTAGTCAGGCTGATGCGCGCAAGTGCGGATTCCGGGTGGTCGATGTGCAAACGACACCACCGCGCCCGTTTTCAATCCGGATCTGCGTTGCGCCAACCAAGAATATCGACCGGATTGAGTGGTTCATTGAGAAAGCCGTGGAAATAGGGATTGAGCGAATCAGCTTCTTTTTCGGTCAGCATTCCGAACGCCGGGTGCTCAAACCGGAGCGGTTGGAGAAGATTGCCGTAGCGGCCATGAAACAGTCGCTACAGTCCTTTTTGCCGCAGCTGGATGAGGCCACACCGTTTCCTCAATTGCTGGCAACCGTAACGGAATCACAACGGTTTATCGCGCACCTGCCCGACAACGAGCAGCCGCTGCATCTGGGCAAACAGGCAACTGCAGGAGGGGAGTACACCGTGCTGATCGGTCCGGAAGGGGATTTTGCGGAAACAGAAGTTAAACAGGCCATCGATGCCGGATTTCAGATAGCAACTCTCGGTCCGAATCGACTGCGTACCGAAACGGCTGCGCTGACCGCCTGCCAGGTTCTAAACTTTATAAACGCATGA
- a CDS encoding DUF4197 domain-containing protein, giving the protein MNKMICLAVCLTPLFIEPALAQDSSKTQQPAKKGLFGQIVDQVSTAVSSGGSLTNGDIASGLKQALQIGISKGADQASATDGFFKNPLLRIAFPPEAQRVATRLRQIGLGAQVDKFELSLNRAAEDAAKVSKPVFIKAITSMSIQDAVGILRGQNDAATQYLRRTSGQELVQQFTPIIDSTLAKNSATRYYSDLVTTYNKLPFVQKVNPSLTEYATNKAVDGLFLLVAQEEKKIREDPAARVTELLKRVFSRQ; this is encoded by the coding sequence ATGAACAAGATGATCTGTCTGGCGGTTTGCCTAACTCCGCTTTTTATTGAACCGGCCCTGGCGCAGGATTCGTCCAAAACGCAGCAGCCTGCCAAGAAGGGACTTTTTGGTCAGATCGTTGATCAGGTTTCTACGGCTGTTTCGTCGGGTGGAAGCCTTACCAACGGTGATATTGCATCGGGGCTGAAACAAGCCCTTCAAATAGGCATCAGCAAAGGTGCCGATCAGGCGTCGGCCACGGATGGGTTTTTTAAAAACCCCTTGCTACGTATTGCCTTTCCACCCGAAGCGCAACGAGTAGCGACCCGGCTGCGGCAGATCGGACTGGGGGCGCAGGTCGATAAGTTTGAACTCTCGTTGAACCGAGCTGCTGAGGATGCGGCTAAAGTATCTAAGCCAGTATTCATCAAGGCCATTACGTCGATGAGCATTCAGGATGCCGTTGGAATTCTGAGAGGACAGAATGACGCTGCCACGCAATACCTGCGTCGTACGTCGGGGCAAGAACTGGTACAGCAGTTTACACCCATCATTGATAGTACGCTGGCGAAGAACAGTGCGACCCGCTACTACAGCGATCTGGTGACAACCTACAACAAACTGCCGTTTGTGCAGAAAGTTAATCCAAGCCTAACCGAGTATGCGACCAATAAAGCCGTCGACGGTTTGTTTTTGCTGGTAGCCCAGGAGGAAAAGAAAATCCGGGAGGACCCAGCCGCCCGCGTTACTGAGCTGCTGAAACGGGTTTTCTCCAGACAGTAA
- a CDS encoding ArsC family reductase: protein MYTLYAIPNCDTVKKARTWLADHGVTYQFYDYKKKGIDRQTIERWLTQKPWEELVNRAGTTWKKLPDAEKPTDADGAIALMMVKPSVIRRPLIEQDGQLLALGFKEDQYAETFGT from the coding sequence ATGTACACCTTATACGCCATTCCGAACTGCGATACCGTCAAGAAAGCCCGTACCTGGCTGGCTGACCACGGCGTTACGTATCAGTTCTACGATTATAAAAAGAAAGGCATTGATCGCCAGACAATCGAGCGCTGGCTCACGCAGAAGCCCTGGGAAGAACTGGTGAACCGGGCGGGTACGACCTGGAAGAAATTGCCCGATGCGGAGAAACCAACGGACGCCGACGGAGCCATTGCCCTCATGATGGTGAAACCCTCGGTTATTCGTCGCCCATTGATTGAACAGGATGGGCAGCTTCTAGCGTTAGGGTTCAAAGAAGACCAGTACGCCGAAACCTTCGGGACCTAA
- a CDS encoding 5' nucleotidase, NT5C type, producing the protein MKQRIAIDMDDVMADTHAKFIRLYLEGETPRYTLEELKEKSFHELFDENEYAAISNRVFEPGFFRDIPVMEGAQDVVADLMTKYDVFIATAAQEFPNSLREKWDWLQEHFPAITWHNYVFLGDKSILNTDFLIDDLARNLRTFQGQGLLFNALHNRDETEFQRVMSWQDVAKVLL; encoded by the coding sequence ATGAAACAACGCATTGCCATTGATATGGACGACGTAATGGCCGACACACACGCCAAATTCATTCGTCTGTATCTGGAAGGAGAAACACCCCGCTACACGCTGGAAGAACTTAAAGAGAAATCATTTCACGAACTGTTCGACGAGAACGAGTACGCAGCCATTTCCAACCGGGTGTTTGAGCCGGGCTTTTTCCGGGACATTCCGGTGATGGAAGGCGCTCAGGACGTAGTAGCCGATTTGATGACGAAATACGACGTATTCATCGCCACAGCCGCGCAGGAATTTCCGAATTCACTACGCGAAAAGTGGGACTGGTTACAAGAGCATTTCCCCGCTATTACGTGGCACAACTACGTTTTTCTGGGCGACAAGAGCATCCTGAACACCGATTTTCTGATCGATGACCTCGCTCGTAACCTGCGTACGTTTCAGGGGCAGGGCCTACTGTTTAACGCGCTCCACAACCGCGATGAAACTGAATTTCAACGTGTGATGTCCTGGCAGGATGTCGCCAAGGTTCTCTTGTAA
- a CDS encoding DUF4159 domain-containing protein, producing the protein MKKLLLIVGLLQALATVSYGQYAYKIAKLKYNGGGDWYANKTSLPNLIKFANVTLRMNIFPEEDIVEPGSPDLFEYPFVHMTGHGNVSFSENDVRNLRRYLMSGGFLHVDDNYGLDKFIRREMKKVFPELSFVELPANHPVYQQKFKFPNGLPKVHEHDGKAPQGFGLIYQGRLVCFYSYECDLGNGWEDQSVYNDPDQLRQQALRMGANLLQYATTAN; encoded by the coding sequence ATGAAGAAATTACTGCTGATTGTTGGCTTGCTGCAGGCCCTGGCAACCGTGTCGTATGGCCAGTATGCCTACAAGATCGCCAAGCTGAAGTACAACGGCGGGGGCGACTGGTACGCTAACAAAACCTCCCTGCCGAATCTGATCAAGTTCGCCAACGTGACCCTCCGAATGAACATCTTCCCTGAAGAGGATATTGTGGAGCCGGGTAGCCCGGACCTGTTCGAGTATCCGTTTGTGCACATGACGGGGCACGGGAACGTATCGTTCAGCGAGAACGACGTCAGAAACTTGCGTCGCTACCTGATGTCGGGCGGGTTTCTGCACGTGGACGATAACTACGGATTAGACAAGTTTATCCGGCGGGAGATGAAAAAAGTGTTCCCGGAACTGTCCTTTGTGGAACTGCCCGCCAACCATCCCGTTTACCAGCAGAAATTCAAATTTCCGAACGGACTGCCCAAAGTGCACGAACACGATGGCAAGGCCCCGCAGGGATTCGGTCTGATCTACCAGGGGCGGCTGGTGTGCTTCTACAGTTACGAATGTGATCTGGGTAATGGCTGGGAAGATCAGAGCGTTTACAACGACCCCGACCAACTCCGGCAGCAGGCTTTACGCATGGGAGCCAACCTGTTGCAGTATGCAACAACGGCAAATTAA
- a CDS encoding aminotransferase class V-fold PLP-dependent enzyme, with protein sequence MTLTSQTPLDSQKHLFALPDGIHYINCATRSPYSLAVEQAGHDALRKHANPFGLHPDDFFSGATRVRSLFSDLINNDDPERIAVIPSVSYGMAVVARNLARKPGIQRGQRIVLVDSEFPSDVYAWDHVCQELDLSITVVPMPEGTPKGPRWNEQLLNAISPDTALVVAPPNHWMYGIRFDLEAIGQRAREVGAWLAVDGTQSIGALPFDLAAVQPDALICAGYKWLLGPYSLGLAYFGPAFDDGVPLEESWMNRLNSNQFHRLMERQPAYGPKAFRYNMGETTNFIQMPMLETALTQLLEWQPARIQAYGKNLMAPAWPALEALGCYVEPEQGPRGRSHHLVGLWLPTHADPMAVQHALQAENVSVSARAGVLRIAPHLYNVPEDVDALVRVLTTVLSN encoded by the coding sequence ATGACGCTGACCAGCCAGACACCTCTCGATTCACAAAAGCATCTATTTGCTCTCCCCGACGGCATTCATTACATCAACTGCGCCACTCGTTCGCCCTACAGTCTTGCCGTTGAACAAGCTGGGCACGATGCCCTCCGGAAGCATGCCAATCCGTTCGGGCTGCATCCCGACGATTTTTTCAGTGGAGCCACCCGCGTTCGGTCTTTATTCTCCGACCTGATCAACAACGACGATCCGGAACGTATCGCTGTAATCCCTTCCGTTTCGTACGGCATGGCAGTAGTCGCCCGCAACCTGGCCCGTAAACCGGGTATTCAGCGCGGACAACGTATCGTCCTGGTCGATAGTGAATTTCCAAGCGATGTGTACGCCTGGGATCATGTCTGTCAGGAGTTAGACTTGAGTATAACCGTTGTTCCCATGCCGGAGGGCACCCCCAAAGGACCACGCTGGAACGAACAGTTGCTGAACGCTATTAGTCCCGATACGGCCCTGGTTGTGGCCCCACCGAACCATTGGATGTACGGCATCCGCTTTGACCTGGAAGCAATCGGGCAGCGGGCGCGGGAAGTCGGGGCCTGGCTTGCCGTTGACGGTACGCAGTCCATTGGCGCACTCCCGTTCGATCTGGCAGCCGTCCAACCCGACGCCTTGATCTGCGCGGGCTATAAATGGCTGCTGGGACCCTATTCTTTGGGGCTGGCCTACTTCGGACCGGCGTTCGACGATGGGGTCCCCCTCGAAGAAAGCTGGATGAACCGACTCAACAGCAACCAGTTTCACCGGCTGATGGAACGCCAGCCCGCCTACGGCCCCAAAGCCTTCCGCTACAACATGGGCGAAACGACCAATTTCATTCAGATGCCCATGCTCGAAACCGCCCTGACGCAGTTACTGGAATGGCAACCGGCCCGTATCCAGGCGTATGGCAAAAATCTGATGGCACCGGCCTGGCCTGCTCTGGAAGCGTTAGGCTGCTATGTCGAACCGGAACAGGGTCCACGGGGGCGTAGTCATCACCTGGTTGGGTTATGGCTGCCTACCCACGCCGACCCGATGGCGGTACAGCACGCATTACAGGCCGAGAACGTATCGGTATCGGCACGGGCAGGGGTACTACGTATCGCTCCGCATCTTTATAACGTCCCTGAAGACGTCGACGCCCTGGTTCGTGTCTTGACGACCGTATTATCCAACTAA
- a CDS encoding aminotransferase class V-fold PLP-dependent enzyme — protein MITFYPGPSKVYPQVADYAAQAVRDGIVSLNHRSAGFMDIVRETVQLLHEKLAIPAEYHIAFVSSATECWEIVAQSLTADASLHPHSGAFGKKWAEYAYKIKPPIELNRADVLCLVQNETSNGTQVQMKTLAQFRQEFTGIIAVDAVSSMAGITFDWQQADVWFASVQKCFGLPAGLAVLVYSPDALKHAQDISENEHYNSLLFIHENFAKFQTPYTPNGLGIYLLMRVLQQVPPIAQVNDVTKQRAANWYAFFEQEMTGSPFKLLITDKSVRSDTVIAVEGAPEAIRQIKAAAQQAGITLGNGYGDWKDTTFRIANFPAITDNEIEQLAQFLSAYQ, from the coding sequence ATGATTACGTTTTATCCAGGTCCGTCGAAAGTATATCCGCAGGTGGCCGATTATGCCGCTCAGGCTGTCCGCGACGGAATTGTCAGTCTGAATCACCGGAGCGCTGGTTTCATGGATATCGTTCGGGAGACGGTCCAACTACTGCACGAAAAACTGGCTATCCCGGCGGAGTATCATATCGCGTTTGTATCGTCGGCGACGGAGTGCTGGGAGATTGTGGCCCAGTCCCTGACGGCCGATGCGAGCCTGCATCCACATAGCGGGGCGTTTGGCAAGAAATGGGCCGAGTACGCCTACAAGATCAAACCACCCATCGAACTGAACCGGGCCGACGTATTATGTCTGGTTCAGAACGAAACCTCCAACGGCACGCAGGTCCAGATGAAGACGCTGGCGCAGTTCCGGCAGGAGTTTACGGGGATTATTGCCGTTGATGCCGTTTCGTCGATGGCGGGTATTACGTTCGACTGGCAACAGGCCGACGTGTGGTTTGCGTCGGTACAGAAGTGCTTTGGCTTACCGGCGGGGCTGGCGGTGCTGGTCTATTCGCCGGATGCGCTGAAGCACGCCCAAGACATTAGCGAGAATGAGCATTACAATAGCCTGCTGTTCATCCACGAAAACTTTGCCAAATTCCAGACGCCCTACACCCCTAATGGATTAGGTATCTATCTGCTCATGCGCGTATTACAGCAGGTACCACCTATTGCGCAGGTGAACGACGTAACGAAACAACGGGCGGCCAACTGGTACGCCTTCTTTGAGCAGGAGATGACCGGTTCACCATTTAAGCTGCTCATCACGGATAAATCGGTTCGATCCGATACGGTAATCGCGGTGGAAGGAGCGCCCGAAGCCATCAGGCAAATCAAAGCCGCGGCCCAGCAGGCGGGTATTACGTTGGGCAATGGCTACGGCGACTGGAAGGACACTACCTTCCGGATTGCAAATTTTCCGGCCATTACTGATAATGAAATTGAGCAATTGGCGCAATTTCTGAGCGCCTATCAGTGA
- the gldC gene encoding gliding motility protein GldC: MKKSEINFSVELDNQNVPEKIYWDATDNPNEGLSDTRAIAIALWDHYHNSTLKIDLWTKEMEVVDMKRFLIEMMSGIADTARNATGDQQMATDIEKTCDMLSKRLREEIKAQQQQQ, from the coding sequence ATGAAAAAATCAGAGATTAACTTTTCCGTTGAGTTAGATAACCAGAACGTTCCCGAAAAAATCTACTGGGACGCTACCGATAACCCAAACGAGGGACTAAGCGACACCCGGGCAATCGCAATTGCCCTCTGGGATCATTACCACAACAGTACGCTTAAGATCGACCTGTGGACGAAAGAGATGGAAGTGGTGGATATGAAGCGCTTCCTGATCGAAATGATGAGCGGCATTGCGGATACCGCCCGCAACGCTACAGGTGACCAGCAGATGGCTACGGATATCGAAAAAACGTGCGATATGCTCAGTAAGCGACTCCGGGAAGAGATTAAAGCACAACAGCAACAACAATAA